DNA from Pseudophryne corroboree isolate aPseCor3 chromosome 7, aPseCor3.hap2, whole genome shotgun sequence:
AAATCAAAATTAAACAGGATTACAGGCCAATTATCATAGCAGAGCCCTATGGCTGATGCGGCCGCCCtatttattgttgttattattattataagtacaTAAATATGTCATTTCTTTTTTAACATATTGCAGTATTATACATTTTACTATGTTTTACATAATGACAATTTGAAAAAAGAAGATTGAACACCCGTCACTTTATCAGACAGACAAGTGTtatgttattattatatatacactacACTGTCTCTTATTTCCCTCTTTACACCGTGTGGGGTATTTTAGGGAGCGCCAGCTTCTAACACCCCTCTTAttctgtatgtatttaacccagcatTTACCCGCCCACATTACGTGTCGCTGCGATATAAGTACCGATGTAATTCCTGTTCTGATAACACTATCGTATAATGTCGCTGCCAGAGCAAAAGCATCAACAATGCTTCATTCCTGTGTCCGGGTTTTCTTTATTCTGTGTCTAGTATTTATAGGATGTTTTATTATTACTACAGAGCAAATAATATAAATAcaatgtgtagatagatagatagatagatagatagatagatagatagatactagggCATAATCCCAGCAAGCTGGCTCCATGCAGTAGGTCACAGGtggcattatgacatcattatgacatcacagacactaGGTGGTAAtaaattgctgctgctgggaggtgcGGCTTTGATAGGTGAAGGAGTCGTTGTCGTCTAAGGACGAAATTGAGAAGAATGATGAAAATTATTCTTTTTGCTATTTTTCTCCTGGTGAGCTTGCTCACCATGGGGACCCAAGGCCGGCCTATATATCCATCTAAAGGTAAGGGGGAATTATTTCTAGGACTTTCTATTAGTAAGGATTCAAAAACAAAATTAAACAGGATTACAGGCCTACTATCATAGCAGAGCCCTATGGCTGATGCGCCCGccctgtttattattattttaattacaaaagtatatgtaatttatttttaaacatattgcagTATTCTACATGTTACTATGTTTTACATAATGGCAATTTGAAAAAAGAAGACTGAACACCCGTCACTTTATCAGACAGACAAGTGTTATGTTATTATTATATACACACTACACTGTCTCTTATTTCCTTCTTTACACCGTGTGGGGTATTTTAGGGAGCGCCAGCTTCCAACACCCCTCTTATTCTGTATGTATTTATCACAGCATTTACCCGCCCTCATTATGTGTCGCTGCGATATACAGTAAGTACCGATGTAATTCCTGTTCTGGTAACACTATCGTATAATGTCGCTGCCAGAGCAAAAGCATCAACAATGCTTCATTCCTGTGTCCGGGTTTTCTTTATTCTGTGTCTAGTATTTATAGGATGTTTTATTATTACTACAGAGCAAATAATATAAATACaatgtgtagatagatatatagacagacagacagatagatagtgaGAGATAGAATAATAGAAAGTCTCTTTGTCTTAACATATAATGTAGCTTTGTGCTGGGCCATATAAAACACACTTTATACACCTATTGGGCCTAATCCCAGCTAGCTGGCTCCATGCAGTAGGTCACAGGtggcattatgacatcattatgacatcacagacactaGGTGTTAAGAAATTGCTGCTGATAGATAGATTGATccaaaaatagatagatagatagatagatagatagatagatagatagatagatagatagatagataatgtctcGCTGGGATAATGTATAATGTAGCTTTGTGCTGGGCCAGTGTCATGCTGTGAGGACATGTTGGAGAAATGCTCTCTTGTGAGTTTCCTCACAATATTACATCACTGTGTCACAGAATACGCTGTAGTTATGTAATGTCTAAGTAATAGCTGTGACCTTCTTAATAAAGACACAcaaatatgtataatgtatgtatttCTGTTTATTTTTAAAGGCTCGGAAGAGGCGCCATTGGCGCAAGCTGCTCAATCGAGGAGCTTTAATTGGCATCAAGGTACAGTAATTGTTGTATTTGTTGCTTTGCACCGATTCCTTTAATGTATAAGTGTAAATGAAGATATTTACCGTGTTGGCTGGGAATTACATTATTAGTCCCCTATAGTTACATACTCCCTCTATGGATGGTTATAGCAGTGTGTGTCAGAGAGGCGCCTCAGGCAGCAGTACAGCTCTGCAGGCGGCACACATAGGCCTGTACATGTCACTGTCTCATACACGGCCCTGTGACAGGATTACTGGTCAGCTTCTAAATTACACAGGAGTCAGCCATTCTTATCCTGGCCATAAATAACCACACGCGATAGGCTCAGGGTCGGCCCCGCTGCCTCAGGCTACACGTGCTGTGATACCCGGCCAATTGCCAGATATCAGCGGCAGTATCACAGCATCCAGTATGTAGGCAGCTTACACACCCCCCAGCCTTACTGGTGTGATCTGTCTCTctaaggggggtatgcaattagccctgataagcgctGGCAtcatggctaataggatagccccagatGAGTCAATTAGCAGTGAAAAATTACcgctgctaattggataccgccataAGTGTAATAATGCCCAATATCCATTGTCTCTATACACATGTAACGTTTCTCACGTGCGTCTCTCATCTGTCTTTCTTTCCTGAACAGTTACACTGGACTGGAAAACCGTGGGTACCATCATCGGTTTCATTGGACTAGTGATACTTGCCGGAATGTGCCTTTGCTGTACTGCATAGTAAGTTACTAACATTCTGTACACATTATATAACATTACATAGGTGCTTTAACCTCAAATATTTACTTTTCCTGAAGCACTTGTCACTTACACATGATGGAGGAAACCATTTTGTTTATATAACCAATATTCATAAGGATGCAGCCTAACACCTCAACAGGACCCATTGCCTCATGAATATTGCTCATCAGGTGCCTCAGTGACACCATTGGTAcccagtgaatggataggctgcattccttGGGCATTTTGGTTTAACCCATAAAATAGCTGCCTCGTATAGTACAGGAGGAGACATCTATTTACAGTATCACCTTTCTGGGATGTATGAGGAAGTATGGGGTTATTTTATAGGCAAAGTCTGGTCATATGGGAGTCCTAGATTATTTGTAAATGATGAGGTTtctaagtatactgtatatagagcaGTAGTGGTTTAAGACCTCAGAGGGCAGAACTAATGGCTGCTTACACGGGGCATGTATACCCATAAAGGTGAAGAATCGAATTGCTCCGGTGGATACCCATAAcatttgggcacccacaaaacaactgaattccccccattgagtcTGTATCTAGTGAAGGGTGAGCACACAGAGTCAGAGCCGCTTAAAGGGAGTAGACAAGAGACAAGCATCACTGGAAGCGAGGATAGTGCTAGGGATGATACAtgaggaagaaggaggagggacgGGTGGTAGGCTCTGAGGaagatgtgtgtttttgttttagtgCCCGTTGGAAGCTGAAAATATTTGACCAATTACAAAGTACACTGTACATGTACACACAATGCAGTTGTCAGTGTACATTATATTCTGgggttttatatatacattttattctgGGGATTTATAGGACCATctattgcaggcctggccaacctgtggcaatCCAGATGTtttgaaactacaattcccagcatgccttgccacagttttagcattccctaatagcaaaactgtggcaaagcatgatgggacttgtagttttacaacagctggagagccacaggttggccaggcctgatctattgCATTGGAATACTGAAAATGAAAATAACAAtcctttataatcaccttcagtgaACGTATCATTATGGGAATTGCAGAACGTCATTAGAACAATGAGTGTGCACTATTATACCCTGACAGCTTCTCATtattgttacatttcagcttccaatCATTGAAGGAGTGTCTGAGTAACGCCTTCCAGCGGCTGATTTACGGAGTAGTGCAACATGACATTGAGACACTACTGCAGCAACATCTACCCCAGCGAGGTAattatacatattactactacaaAGATGTCACAGCCAGGTATTTCTTATACTGAGGTAGCCGACACCTGCACTGCGCACTTGTCTCACTACAACTGTCAGTAATATTTCTGTATAGTTACTAATTTACATATCACATTACTAAAGAGGGTCAGGCAGCCACCAGGGGCGCCCTCAGTTGTGTTCTATACAATCATTCATATCAGTTCCTGCACTACTAGAGCTTACAGAGCttacaggggggaattcaattgcaggtGATAACCCGTTTTCATGAGAAGTTTTCACTTCTCATGAAAAGTGTTCATTGGCATTTTAATGCACCCCCAGTTTAAGTAGTGCATTTATTTTGCAATATATCattttttcactgttttagaaaaaTGCTTATAACAGCCATAGGACGCAATGTAAGAACCCCAAATACTTTAATtagggccactaatagacttctatacggTTAGCCAATATTAGATTGTCTTTTCTTGGGGTACAGACATATTTCCCCCTTTTTGACCTATGCTTAACACAGGTAAAACCAGAAAGAATTATCAGGGGAAACACTCAACACCTGATTTTTTAATTGGATTGCACAATAAGGTAACACTCGGTATCAAGCAATAAGTGAAATTTATGGGTGATATGCGCAATAAGTGAACACCCGTGAAAATTTATCACTTTCACCTGCAATTAAATTCCCCCCATAATGTCTTATCACTTACACAAATACACAAATTAGGATCTACCAGTATGTTTATGTCAATGTATGCTGATACTTGTAGTGCCATGAGTGCTTGCATTCTTGTTTTACTACATTAGCATTGGGCATAGTATCTTTTAGTGTGGGGTCTGTGTGTCTGTTTTGCGGTCCTTCTCTCTCTCCTACAGGACAGGGCCCGATGCAGAGTTTGGGAgggatgatttttttaaatttttttacccTTTATTACTGAAGCTATAATTTATAGTTCTGTCAGTCAAGATACAGTAGCTCATACAGCATGCAGTACCTTCTAGCACCTCCAGGAGGAGTATTACACttaaagtacatacagtatatacaccctaCTGTACAGAGATTATTCCTGCCCACCTCAGGTCCCCCACTCCAGAAATAATGTGCGTGTTTCTGCACATGTACAATGTAGAACAGCATATTCTTACCATGGGCTTGTGTCCAACCCTTAGTAGGGCCCACGGTGCCACCAAATCAGTAACATGgagaaaatatttattttattttacttgatATTAGGACAGTGCTTTATATTACACATGATGACATCACTCCTGCTTTATTATAGCTTCATAACTAAGTCTAGAATAGTCAATGTTTTTTGTAGTTCGGTACTAACATTTTCTCATAATTTCCTTCATGGTCAACAGCACACAGATACCTGGAattggacgatgatgatgatgatgatgatgaagatgaagaaccCCGTGGAAAACATCACTACCATGTGAAACACGAGATGGGTCATCATCAGAGAGACCACCGCCAGAAATACCATGTAGCGGAGCGTCATAACATCGTTCGCAACGGGAGAAAGGACCCCAGGCAGATGATGAAAGAACAAAAACCATCGATAAAGAAGATCTTAAAGAAGCCAATCCAGAAACTGAATGTGAAAAAATTTGTGCCGAAAGCACCCAAGATCGTCCAGAAACTGAAGGTGCCCAAATTTATCAAAAAAATGAGGCGCTAAAAGTCACCATTCAGGAAGGACGGCATTAACAACCCTGTCCTGTGGTGATTTTCTG
Protein-coding regions in this window:
- the LOC134944532 gene encoding uncharacterized protein LOC134944532 isoform X2; this translates as MMKIILFAIFLLVSLLTMGTQGRPIYPSKGSEEAPLAQAAQSRSFNWHQVTLDWKTVGTIIGFIGLVILAGMCLCCTAYFQSLKECLSNAFQRLIYGVVQHDIETLLQQHLPQRAHRYLELDDDDDDDDEDEEPRGKHHYHVKHEMGHHQRDHRQKYHVAERHNIVRNGRKDPRQMMKEQKPSIKKILKKPIQKLNVKKFVPKAPKIVQKLKVPKFIKKMRR
- the LOC134944532 gene encoding uncharacterized protein LOC134944532 isoform X1, which codes for MMKIILFAIFLLVSLLTMGTQGRPIYPSEGSEEAPLAQAAQSRSFNWHQVTLDWKTVGTIIGFIGLVILAGMCLCCTAYFQSLKECLSNAFQRLIYGVVQHDIETLLQQHLPQRAHRYLELDDDDDDDDEDEEPRGKHHYHVKHEMGHHQRDHRQKYHVAERHNIVRNGRKDPRQMMKEQKPSIKKILKKPIQKLNVKKFVPKAPKIVQKLKVPKFIKKMRR